From Dietzia sp. ANT_WB102, a single genomic window includes:
- the fusA gene encoding elongation factor G — MAQDVLTDLNKVRNIGIMAHIDAGKTTTTERILFYTGVNRKAGETHDGASTTDWMEQEKERGITITSAAVTCFWDDNQINIIDTPGHVDFTVEVERSLRVLDGAVAVFDGKEGVEPQSEQVWRQAEKYDVPRICFVNKMDKLGADFYYTVQTIIDRLGAKPLVLQLPIGAEDQFDGVVDLLTMKAHVWPGKTEIGADAQIQDIPADLQEKAEEYREKLLETVAETDEALMEKYFGGEELTLEEVKAAIRKLTVNSEIYPVLCGSAYKNKGIQPMLNAVIDFLPTPLDVGEVHGHKVGDEETEILRKPSKDEPFSALAFKIAVHPFFGKLTFVRVYSGRVDPGAQVANSTKGKKERVGKLFQMHANKENPVDEAVAGNIYAFIGLKDTTTGDTLCDLNNQVVLESMTFPDPVIDVSIEPKTKADQEKLGTAIQKLAEEDPTFSVRLDEETGQTVIGGMGELHLDVLVDRMKREFKVEANVGKPQVAYRETIKGSIDKFDYTHKKQTGGSGQFAKVQIALGPLDQEAVEEGETYEFSDKVTGGRVPKEYIPSVDAGIRDAMQYGILAGYPMVNVKATLVDGAYHEVDSSEMAFKVAGSMAFKEAARKCQPVILEPLMAVEVITPEDYMGDVIGDLNSRRGQVNAMEERAGARVVKANVPLSEMFGYVGDLRSKTQGRANYSMVFSHYAEVPASVAKEIIAKATGE; from the coding sequence GTGGCACAGGACGTGCTGACCGACCTCAACAAGGTCCGCAACATCGGCATCATGGCGCACATCGACGCCGGTAAGACCACCACGACCGAGCGCATCCTGTTCTACACGGGTGTCAACCGCAAGGCGGGCGAGACGCACGACGGCGCCTCGACGACTGACTGGATGGAGCAGGAGAAGGAGCGCGGCATCACGATCACCTCGGCCGCGGTGACCTGCTTCTGGGACGACAACCAGATCAACATCATCGACACCCCGGGACACGTCGACTTCACGGTCGAGGTCGAGCGGTCGCTGCGCGTCCTCGACGGCGCCGTGGCGGTCTTCGACGGCAAGGAGGGCGTCGAGCCGCAGTCCGAGCAGGTGTGGCGCCAGGCCGAGAAGTACGACGTCCCGCGTATCTGCTTCGTCAACAAGATGGACAAGCTGGGCGCGGACTTCTACTACACGGTCCAGACCATCATCGACCGGCTCGGCGCTAAGCCCCTGGTCCTTCAGCTGCCCATCGGTGCGGAGGACCAGTTCGACGGCGTCGTCGACCTCCTCACCATGAAGGCGCACGTCTGGCCCGGCAAGACCGAGATCGGCGCCGACGCGCAAATCCAGGACATCCCGGCCGATCTCCAGGAGAAGGCCGAGGAGTACCGCGAGAAGCTCCTCGAGACGGTCGCCGAGACCGACGAAGCCCTCATGGAGAAGTACTTCGGCGGCGAGGAGCTGACCCTCGAAGAGGTCAAGGCGGCTATCCGCAAGCTCACCGTCAACTCCGAGATCTACCCGGTCCTGTGTGGATCCGCGTACAAGAACAAGGGCATCCAGCCCATGCTCAACGCGGTCATCGACTTCCTCCCGACTCCGCTGGACGTCGGCGAGGTCCACGGCCACAAGGTCGGGGACGAGGAGACGGAGATCCTCCGCAAGCCGTCGAAGGACGAGCCGTTCTCGGCGCTGGCGTTCAAGATCGCCGTCCACCCGTTCTTCGGCAAGCTCACGTTCGTGCGCGTCTACTCGGGCCGTGTCGACCCGGGCGCCCAGGTCGCCAACTCGACCAAGGGCAAGAAGGAGCGCGTCGGCAAGCTGTTCCAGATGCACGCGAACAAGGAGAACCCGGTCGACGAGGCTGTCGCCGGCAACATCTACGCGTTCATCGGACTCAAGGACACCACGACCGGTGACACCCTGTGCGACCTGAACAACCAGGTTGTGCTCGAGTCGATGACGTTCCCGGACCCGGTCATCGATGTCTCCATCGAGCCCAAGACCAAGGCCGACCAGGAGAAGCTGGGTACCGCGATCCAGAAGCTCGCCGAGGAGGATCCGACCTTCTCTGTGCGACTGGACGAGGAGACCGGCCAGACCGTCATCGGCGGTATGGGCGAGCTGCACTTGGACGTCCTCGTCGACCGTATGAAGCGTGAGTTCAAGGTCGAGGCCAACGTCGGCAAGCCTCAGGTCGCGTACCGCGAGACCATCAAGGGCTCGATCGACAAGTTCGACTACACCCACAAGAAGCAGACCGGTGGTTCCGGTCAGTTCGCGAAGGTGCAGATCGCGCTCGGGCCACTGGACCAGGAGGCCGTCGAAGAGGGCGAGACCTACGAGTTCAGTGACAAGGTCACCGGTGGCCGCGTGCCCAAGGAGTACATCCCCTCCGTGGACGCCGGCATCAGGGACGCCATGCAGTACGGCATCCTTGCCGGTTACCCGATGGTGAATGTCAAGGCCACGCTCGTCGACGGTGCGTACCACGAGGTGGACTCGTCCGAGATGGCGTTCAAGGTCGCCGGCTCGATGGCCTTCAAGGAGGCTGCTCGTAAGTGTCAGCCCGTGATCCTTGAGCCGCTCATGGCGGTCGAGGTCATCACCCCGGAGGACTACATGGGCGACGTCATCGGCGACCTCAACTCACGCCGCGGCCAGGTCAACGCGATGGAGGAGCGCGCCGGCGCCCGCGTCGTGAAGGCCAACGTGCCGCTGTCGGAGATGTTCGGCTACGTCGGCGACCTCCGGTCGAAGACGCAGGGCCGGGCCAATTACTCGATGGTCTTCTCCCACTACGCCGAGGTTCCGGCGAGTGTGGCCAAGGAGATCATCGCCAAGGCGACCGGCGAGTAA
- the tuf gene encoding elongation factor Tu, which yields MAKAKFERTKPHVNIGTIGHVDHGKTTTTAAITKVLADTYPELNDAFAFDEIDKAPEEKARGITINISHVEYQTEKRHYAHVDAPGHADYIKNMITGAAQMDGAILVVAATDGPMPQTREHVLLARQVGVPYILVALNKCDMVDDEEILELVEMEVRELLASQDFDEDAPVVHISALKALEGEEKWVQAVRDLMQACDDSIPDPERETDKPFLMPVEDVFTITGRGTVVTGRIERGKINVNEDVELIGIKDKATKTTITGIEMFRKLLDYGEAGDNVGLLVRGLKREDVERGQVVIKPGAYTPHTTFEGQAYILSKDEGGRHTPFFNNYRPQFYFRTTDVTGVVTLPEGTEMVMPGDNTEMSVELIQPVAMDEGLRFAIREGGRTVGAGQVTKIIK from the coding sequence GTGGCGAAGGCGAAGTTCGAGCGGACGAAGCCGCACGTTAACATCGGCACCATCGGTCACGTCGACCATGGCAAGACCACCACCACCGCGGCCATCACCAAGGTTCTGGCGGACACCTACCCCGAGCTCAACGACGCTTTCGCGTTCGACGAGATCGATAAGGCGCCGGAGGAGAAGGCTCGTGGTATCACGATCAACATCTCCCACGTCGAGTACCAGACCGAGAAGCGTCACTACGCGCACGTCGACGCCCCCGGTCACGCCGACTACATCAAGAACATGATCACCGGTGCCGCCCAGATGGACGGCGCGATCCTGGTAGTGGCGGCCACCGACGGCCCCATGCCCCAGACCCGTGAGCACGTGCTGCTCGCCCGTCAGGTCGGCGTGCCCTACATCCTTGTCGCCCTGAACAAGTGCGACATGGTCGACGACGAGGAGATCCTCGAGCTCGTCGAGATGGAGGTCCGCGAGCTGCTGGCCTCGCAGGACTTCGACGAGGACGCCCCGGTCGTCCACATCTCGGCGCTCAAGGCTCTCGAGGGTGAAGAGAAGTGGGTCCAGGCCGTTCGCGACCTCATGCAGGCGTGCGACGACTCCATCCCGGACCCCGAGCGTGAGACCGACAAGCCGTTCCTCATGCCCGTTGAGGACGTCTTCACGATCACCGGCCGTGGCACCGTCGTCACCGGCCGTATTGAGCGTGGCAAGATCAACGTCAACGAGGATGTCGAGCTCATCGGCATCAAGGACAAGGCCACCAAGACCACCATCACGGGCATCGAGATGTTCCGTAAGCTTCTCGACTACGGCGAGGCTGGCGACAACGTCGGTCTGCTCGTCCGTGGCCTCAAGCGCGAGGACGTCGAGCGTGGTCAGGTCGTCATCAAGCCGGGCGCCTACACCCCGCACACCACGTTCGAGGGCCAGGCGTACATCCTGTCCAAGGACGAGGGCGGCCGTCACACGCCGTTCTTCAACAACTACCGCCCGCAGTTCTACTTCCGCACCACGGACGTGACCGGCGTCGTGACCCTCCCCGAGGGCACCGAGATGGTCATGCCGGGCGACAACACCGAGATGAGCGTCGAGCTCATCCAGCCGGTCGCCATGGATGAGGGCCTGCGGTTCGCGATCCGTGAGGGTGGCCGCACCGTCGGCGCCGGACAGGTCACGAAGATCATCAAGTGA
- the rpsJ gene encoding 30S ribosomal protein S10, translating into MAGQKIRIRLKAYDHEAIDASARKIVETVTRTGARVVGPVPLPTEKNVYCVIRSPHKYKDSREHFEMRTHKRLIDILDPTPKTVDALMRIDLPASVDVNIQ; encoded by the coding sequence GTGGCGGGACAAAAGATCCGCATCCGGCTCAAGGCCTACGACCATGAAGCTATTGACGCCTCGGCCCGCAAGATCGTCGAGACGGTGACCCGGACGGGTGCTCGTGTCGTCGGTCCAGTGCCGCTGCCCACCGAGAAGAACGTCTACTGCGTCATCCGCTCGCCGCACAAGTACAAGGATTCGCGTGAGCACTTCGAGATGCGTACCCATAAGCGGTTGATCGACATCCTCGACCCCACGCCGAAGACCGTGGACGCGCTCATGCGCATCGACCTGCCTGCCAGCGTCGACGTCAACATCCAGTGA
- the rplC gene encoding 50S ribosomal protein L3, with protein sequence MTNTEIKGILGAKLGMTQVFDENNRVVPVTVVKAGPCVVTGIRTQETDGYNAVQIAFGAIDPRKVTKPVAGQFEKAGVTPRRHLAEIRLDNAEQAAEFEIGQEIGADVFEDGAFVDVTGTSKGKGFAGTMKRHGFAGQGASHGTQAVHRKPGSIGGASTPGRVFKGKSMAGRMGNDRVTTMNLKVHKVDAEAGVLLIKGAIPGRNGGLVMVRSAVKGGARA encoded by the coding sequence ATGACTAACACCGAGATCAAGGGAATCCTGGGCGCCAAGCTCGGCATGACCCAAGTCTTCGACGAGAACAACCGGGTGGTTCCGGTTACCGTCGTCAAGGCCGGGCCGTGCGTCGTGACCGGGATCCGTACCCAAGAGACCGACGGCTACAACGCCGTCCAGATCGCGTTCGGCGCGATCGACCCCCGCAAGGTCACCAAGCCGGTTGCGGGCCAGTTCGAGAAGGCCGGGGTCACTCCCCGTCGCCACCTCGCCGAGATTCGACTCGATAATGCCGAGCAGGCAGCCGAGTTCGAGATCGGCCAGGAGATCGGCGCCGACGTGTTCGAGGACGGCGCCTTCGTCGACGTCACCGGCACGTCCAAGGGCAAGGGCTTCGCCGGCACCATGAAGCGTCATGGCTTTGCAGGCCAGGGCGCCTCGCACGGTACGCAGGCCGTGCACCGCAAGCCGGGTTCCATCGGCGGGGCATCGACCCCGGGCCGCGTCTTCAAGGGCAAGTCGATGGCGGGCCGGATGGGCAACGATCGCGTGACCACCATGAACCTCAAGGTCCACAAGGTGGACGCCGAGGCCGGCGTCCTCCTCATCAAGGGAGCCATCCCGGGTCGTAACGGCGGCCTCGTGATGGTCCGTTCCGCAGTGAAGGGCGGTGCGCGCGCATGA
- the rplD gene encoding 50S ribosomal protein L4 gives MTTTENTVNLKLDVRTPAGKTDGSVELPAEIFGVEPNLPLMHQVVVAQLAAARQGTHSTKTRGEVRGGGRKPFRQKGTGRARQGSTRAPAYTGGGTVHGPKPRDYSQRTPKKMKAAALRGALSDRVAGDRLHVVTELVAGQKPSTSGVREFLGTLSDRKKFLIVVGREDVAAWRSVANLDHVHPIAPDQLNTYDVLNADDVVFSVEALDAFVTQASRSLAGKAAKEADK, from the coding sequence ATGACCACCACGGAGAACACCGTGAACCTCAAGCTGGACGTCCGTACCCCGGCGGGCAAGACCGATGGATCGGTCGAGCTTCCCGCCGAGATCTTCGGCGTCGAGCCCAACCTGCCCCTGATGCACCAGGTCGTGGTGGCGCAGCTCGCCGCGGCCCGTCAGGGCACCCACTCGACCAAGACCCGTGGCGAGGTCCGCGGCGGCGGCCGCAAGCCGTTCCGCCAGAAGGGCACCGGCCGCGCCCGTCAGGGCTCGACCCGTGCCCCCGCCTACACCGGCGGCGGAACGGTTCACGGCCCGAAGCCCCGCGATTACTCGCAGCGCACCCCGAAGAAGATGAAGGCCGCCGCCCTCCGCGGTGCCCTCTCCGACCGGGTCGCAGGTGACCGGCTCCACGTGGTCACCGAGCTCGTCGCGGGACAGAAGCCGTCGACCTCCGGTGTCCGCGAGTTCCTCGGCACCCTGTCCGACCGCAAGAAGTTCCTGATCGTCGTCGGTCGTGAGGACGTCGCCGCATGGCGTTCCGTGGCCAACCTCGATCACGTCCACCCGATCGCTCCGGATCAGCTCAATACCTACGACGTGCTCAACGCTGATGACGTCGTGTTCTCGGTCGAGGCTCTGGACGCGTTCGTCACGCAGGCGAGCCGTTCGCTCGCCGGCAAGGCAGCGAAGGAGGCCGACAAGTGA
- the rplW gene encoding 50S ribosomal protein L23, giving the protein MSTVADPRDVILAPVVSEKAYGLLEQGVYTFLVAPGANKTQIKIAIQEIFGVTVESVNTANRQGKRKRTRTGFGQRKSTKRAIVTLAADSKPIEIPGLTA; this is encoded by the coding sequence GTGAGCACCGTCGCCGATCCCCGGGACGTCATCCTCGCCCCGGTCGTCTCCGAGAAGGCCTACGGCCTGCTCGAGCAGGGCGTGTACACGTTCCTGGTGGCCCCGGGCGCCAACAAGACGCAGATCAAGATCGCCATTCAGGAGATCTTCGGCGTCACGGTGGAGTCCGTGAACACCGCTAACCGTCAGGGCAAGCGTAAGCGCACCCGCACCGGGTTCGGACAGCGCAAGAGCACCAAGCGCGCCATCGTGACCCTCGCGGCCGACAGCAAGCCCATCGAGATCCCGGGTCTGACCGCCTGA
- the rplB gene encoding 50S ribosomal protein L2 codes for MAIRKYKPTTPGRRGSSVSDFAEITRSTPEKSLLRPLSKTGGRNGHGRITSRHKGGGHKRQYRVIDFRRNDKDGVVATVAHIEYDPNRTANIALLHYADGEKRYILAPRNLKQGMKVESGVNADIKTGNNLPLRNIPAGTVVHAVELRPGGGAKMARAAGAGIQLLGKEGAYASLRMPSGEIRRVDVRCRATIGEVGNAEQANINWGKAGRMRWKGVRPTVRGVVMNPVDHPHGGGEGKTSGGRHPVSPWGQLEGRTRKPNKASDSLIVRRRRTGKKR; via the coding sequence ATGGCTATCCGCAAATACAAGCCCACGACTCCCGGTCGTCGCGGCTCGAGCGTCTCGGACTTCGCCGAGATCACCCGCTCGACGCCCGAAAAGTCGCTGCTGCGCCCGCTGAGCAAGACCGGCGGCCGCAACGGCCACGGCCGAATCACCAGCCGTCACAAGGGTGGTGGACACAAGCGCCAGTACCGCGTCATCGACTTCCGTCGCAATGACAAGGACGGCGTCGTCGCCACCGTCGCGCACATCGAGTACGACCCGAACCGCACCGCCAACATCGCTCTGCTGCACTACGCAGACGGTGAGAAGCGGTACATCCTTGCCCCGCGGAACCTCAAGCAGGGCATGAAGGTCGAGTCGGGCGTGAACGCCGACATCAAGACCGGCAACAACCTCCCACTCCGGAACATCCCGGCGGGCACCGTGGTGCACGCCGTGGAGCTCCGGCCGGGTGGAGGTGCCAAAATGGCCCGCGCGGCCGGCGCCGGTATCCAGCTGCTCGGCAAGGAGGGGGCCTACGCCTCCCTCCGTATGCCCTCCGGTGAGATCCGCCGGGTCGACGTGCGCTGCCGCGCCACGATCGGCGAGGTCGGCAACGCCGAGCAGGCCAACATCAACTGGGGTAAGGCCGGCCGCATGCGGTGGAAGGGCGTTCGCCCGACCGTCCGTGGCGTGGTCATGAACCCCGTCGACCACCCGCATGGTGGTGGCGAGGGTAAGACGTCCGGTGGACGTCACCCCGTCAGTCCGTGGGGCCAGCTCGAGGGCCGGACCCGCAAGCCCAATAAGGCGAGCGACAGCCTCATCGTCCGTCGCCGTCGCACCGGTAAGAAGCGCTAA
- the rpsS gene encoding 30S ribosomal protein S19 — translation MPRSLKKGPFVDEHLLAKVDVQNDKGTHQVIKTWSRRSTILPDFIGHTFAVHDGRKHVPVFVSDSMVGHKLGEFAPTRTFKGHIKDDRKSKRR, via the coding sequence ATGCCTCGTAGTCTCAAGAAGGGTCCGTTCGTCGACGAACACCTCCTCGCGAAGGTGGACGTACAGAACGACAAGGGCACGCATCAGGTCATCAAGACCTGGTCCCGTCGCTCGACGATCCTGCCCGATTTCATCGGCCACACGTTCGCCGTCCATGACGGCCGCAAGCATGTGCCCGTGTTCGTGTCCGACTCGATGGTGGGTCACAAGCTCGGCGAGTTCGCGCCGACGCGCACGTTCAAGGGGCACATCAAGGACGATCGGAAGAGTAAGCGTCGATGA
- the rplV gene encoding 50S ribosomal protein L22 — MSTDTKKTDDGTEAAEQQLSARATAKFVRVTPMKARRVIDLIRGKDAGDALDVLRFAPQAASEPVAKVLASAMANAENNLDLDPRTLVVTTAYADEGPTLKRFRPRAQGRAFRVRKRTSHITIEVTSVPEKVGSGRARRNQGGAR; from the coding sequence ATGAGCACTGATACGAAAAAGACCGACGACGGTACGGAGGCGGCCGAGCAGCAGCTCTCCGCGCGTGCCACCGCCAAGTTTGTCCGCGTCACGCCCATGAAGGCGCGGCGTGTGATCGACCTGATCCGTGGCAAGGACGCCGGCGACGCGTTGGACGTCCTTCGGTTCGCGCCGCAGGCGGCCAGCGAGCCGGTTGCCAAGGTCCTCGCGTCAGCGATGGCCAACGCCGAGAACAACCTCGACCTGGACCCCCGGACCCTCGTGGTGACCACGGCCTACGCCGATGAGGGTCCGACCCTCAAGCGTTTCCGTCCGCGTGCCCAGGGTCGTGCGTTCCGCGTGCGCAAGCGCACGAGCCACATCACCATCGAGGTGACCAGCGTGCCTGAAAAGGTCGGTTCCGGCCGGGCACGTCGCAACCAGGGAGGTGCCCGCTAA